A stretch of the Ictidomys tridecemlineatus isolate mIctTri1 chromosome 5, mIctTri1.hap1, whole genome shotgun sequence genome encodes the following:
- the Exoc3l4 gene encoding exocyst complex component 3-like protein 4 isoform X3 codes for MLSPRTVTPGPELQSPKEPELKTQTPAQVTGQISSGKEPNAHQEDTTRPGLDTLKRAFSWASQKASQASKEDPGWLRRSSLFRSFRRTPDEGPAAGHSQGAATAKEPCVFTDGVSQQASTRVGPGDLEPEAEGKSVADLITERQLLAAFEQLRYLETKLVTEKASRTFEQDPTAFARRAMDVCLHYDGLAAEIGAIVRETLGPEGIDQAALAEVARLVRAEEEAHPELPADGDFLRTPRHWRQHWEDAVRRSAQERVQRSDARGLTSEPDKGASDLAQLLAELGGLVRRDLQKVRLVVQPAYAAAGFPAWETYLRAFHSAVAQRLQELAQAARGCEQLYLLLDWAANVYGSPDFLGAPDLALLTEPLPPLLAPDVWARLESDYTSFLETKITSCFEGILQLEQNRWAAGEAPELVAEHVKAAGAISAELEATTLRICARALRLFLPRFEKSFLESEAVSEPHLGAYINAFEELRTSLLARFPGTLEELEKPLVSATCNFQKHLLQGLQHDVQPLFGALNTKSWLTQDTLHPIMDKVVAFAHHLKHVTPTLAKETLQEVHRYIVREYLAQALRPRERFRGVERVNGSQKMNLDAQAISDTFQGLGSEATWLNQAIPCVAEILGESYKDDIGQHLETLIQSYPDIRQSHILAILALRRLSRRRNQSLLQHAQDRLRAATEAVGSGTAQDRVLFGEIELSTFRIQLITCIQGSLA; via the exons ATGCTGTCACCACGGACAGTGACCCCTGGGCCAGAGCTGCAGAGCCCCAAGGAGCCTGAGCTGAAAACCCAGACCCCAGCTCAGGTTACTGGGCAGATCAGCAGTGGAAAGGAGCCCAACGCCCACCAGGAGGATACCACAAGGCCAGGCCTGGACACCCTGAAGCGGGCCTTCTCCTGGGCAAGCCAGAAGGCCTCTCAGGCTTCCAAGGAGGACCCAGGCTGGCTCAGGCGAAGCTCCCTGTTCCGGTCTTTCCGGCGAACTCCGGATGAAGGTCCAGCTGCTGGCCACTCCCAGGGGGCTGCTACGGCAAAGGAGCCGTGTGTGTTCACAGATGGTGTCAGCCAGCAGGCATCCACCCGGGTGGGGCCTGGAGACCTGGAACCTGAGGCAG AAGGCAAATCCGTGGCTGACCTCATCACTGAGCGGCAGCTGCTAGCTGCTTTCGAACAGCTCCGGTACCTGGAGACAAAGCTAGTAACAGAGAAAGCCTCTCGCACCTTTGAGCAGGACCCCACTGCCTTTGCGCGGCGCGCCATGGACGTGTGCCTACATTACGATGGGCTGGCGGCGGAGATTGGCGCCATCGTGCGCGAGACATTGGGTCCCGAAGGCATAGACCAGGCCGCGCTTGCTGAAGTGGCCCGGCTGGTGCGCGCAGAAGAGGAGGCCCACCCGGAGCTCCCAGCCGACGGCGACTTCCTGCGCACACCTCGCCACTGGCGCCAGCACTGGGAGGACGCGGTGCGGCGCAGCGCGCAGGAGCGAGTGCAGCGGTCAGACGCCCGGGGGCTGACTTCTGAGCCTGACAAGGGCGCTTCCGACCTAGCTCAGCTTCTGGCAGAGCTTGGTGGCTTGGTTCGACGTGATCTGCAGAAGGTGCGGCTGGTGGTGCAACCGGCTTACGCGGCCGCCGGCTTCCCAGCGTGGGAAACCTACCTCCGCGCCTTCCACAGTGCGGTGGCCCAGCGCCTGCAGGAGCTCGCGCAAGCCGCCCGCGGCTGTGAGCAGCTCTACCTTTTGCTGGACTGGGCAGCCAATGTCTATGGCAG CCCTGACTTCCTGGGCGCCCCGGACCTGGCACTGCTCACGGAACCACTGCCCCCACTCCTAGCGCCTGACGTGTGGGCTCGACTGGAGAGCGACTACACCAGTTTCTTGGAG ACCAAGATCACAAGCTGCTTCGAGGGCATCCTGCAGCTGGAGCAGAATCGCTGGGCAGCCGGGGAAGCCCCTGAG CTGGTGGCGGAGCATGTGAAAGCGGCGGGCGCTATCTCCGCGGAGCTAGAAGCCACTACCCTGCGGATCTGCGCGCGGGCGCTGCGCCTGTTCCTGCCCAG GTTTGAAAAGTCTTTTCTGGAGTCGGAGGCGGTGAGCGAGCCGCACCTGGGCGCCTACATTAACGCCTTCGAGGAGCTGAG GACCAGTCTTCTGGCTAGGTTCCCAGGAACTCTAGAGGAGCTGGAGAAGCCGCTAGTGTCTGCTACCTGTAACTTCCAGAAGCACTTGCTCCAGGGCTTGCAGCATGATGTACAG CCACTCTTCGGGGCCCTAAACACCAAGAGCTGGCTGACACAGGACACACTGCATCCCATCATGGACAAGGTGGTGGCCTTTGCCCACCACCTCAAGCATGTAACCCCAACACTGGCAAAG GAGACTCTGCAGGAGGTGCACCGTTACATTGTCCGGGAGTACCTGGCACAGGCATTGAGGCCCCGTGAGCGGTTTCGGGGCGTGGAGCGTGTGAATGGCTCCCAGAAGATGAATCTGGATGCCCAGGCAATCAGTGACACCTTCCAGGGCCTG GGCTCTGAAGCCACATGGCTTAACCAAGCCATCCCTTGCGTGGCGGAGATCCTGGGTGAGAGTTACAAAGACGACATTGGACAGCACCTGGAGACACTCATCCAGAGCTACCCCGACATCAG GCAAAGCCACATACTGGCCATTCTGGCACTGCGTAGACTGAGCCGCCGTCGGAACCAGAGCCTCCTGCAGCATGCCCAGGACCGGCTGAGGGCTGCAACTGAAGCTGTGGGCTCAGGAACCGCTCAGGACCGCGTGCTCTTCGGGGAGATCGAGTTGTCTACTTTTAGGATCCAGCTGATCACTTGCATCCAGGGCTCCCTGGCCTGA
- the Lbhd2 gene encoding LBH domain-containing protein 2 isoform X1 yields the protein MLACQGSSMSTSQPTLSELSPVEGTGGPEGKAVGSAREKGPRLGPRLPSIVVEPSETGAVESGELRWPPEGTQRGALPSQVVAAAPSRSLQGASGKAADDVGSECASSMDQAPLAQ from the exons CCTGTCAAGGCAGCAGCATGAGCACCTCCCAGCCCACCTTGTCAGAGCTAAGCCCTGTTGAGGGAACCGGCGGCCCAGAAGGGAAG GCAGTGGGGAGTGCCCGGGAGAAGGGCCCTCGGCTGGGCCCGCGGCTGCCCTCAATCGTGGTGGAGCCCAGTGAGACAGGTGCTGTGGAAAGCGGGGAGCTGCGCTGGCCCCCAGAGGGCACCCAGAGGGGTGCCCTTCCGAGCCAGGTTGTTGCTGCTG CCCCCTCCCGAAGTCTACAAGGAGCATCAGGGAAGGCGGCGGATGATGTTGGCAGTGAATGTGCCAGCTCCATGGACCAGGCACCTCTGGCCCAGTGA
- the Lbhd2 gene encoding LBH domain-containing protein 2 isoform X2, which translates to MSTSQPTLSELSPVEGTGGPEGKAVGSAREKGPRLGPRLPSIVVEPSETGAVESGELRWPPEGTQRGALPSQVVAAAPSRSLQGASGKAADDVGSECASSMDQAPLAQ; encoded by the exons ATGAGCACCTCCCAGCCCACCTTGTCAGAGCTAAGCCCTGTTGAGGGAACCGGCGGCCCAGAAGGGAAG GCAGTGGGGAGTGCCCGGGAGAAGGGCCCTCGGCTGGGCCCGCGGCTGCCCTCAATCGTGGTGGAGCCCAGTGAGACAGGTGCTGTGGAAAGCGGGGAGCTGCGCTGGCCCCCAGAGGGCACCCAGAGGGGTGCCCTTCCGAGCCAGGTTGTTGCTGCTG CCCCCTCCCGAAGTCTACAAGGAGCATCAGGGAAGGCGGCGGATGATGTTGGCAGTGAATGTGCCAGCTCCATGGACCAGGCACCTCTGGCCCAGTGA
- the Exoc3l4 gene encoding exocyst complex component 3-like protein 4 isoform X1 yields MLSPRTVTPGPELQSPKEPELKTQTPAQVTGQISSGKEPNAHQEDTTRPGLDTLKRAFSWASQKASQASKEDPGWLRRSSLFRSFRRTPDEGPAAGHSQGAATAKEPCVFTDGVSQQASTRVGPGDLEPEAEGKSVADLITERQLLAAFEQLRYLETKLVTEKASRTFEQDPTAFARRAMDVCLHYDGLAAEIGAIVRETLGPEGIDQAALAEVARLVRAEEEAHPELPADGDFLRTPRHWRQHWEDAVRRSAQERVQRSDARGLTSEPDKGASDLAQLLAELGGLVRRDLQKVRLVVQPAYAAAGFPAWETYLRAFHSAVAQRLQELAQAARGCEQLYLLLDWAANVYGSPDFLGAPDLALLTEPLPPLLAPDVWARLESDYTSFLETKITSCFEGILQLEQNRWAAGEAPEVLQGLYHASLSIDVHMLVAEHVKAAGAISAELEATTLRICARALRLFLPRFEKSFLESEAVSEPHLGAYINAFEELRTSLLARFPGTLEELEKPLVSATCNFQKHLLQGLQHDVQPLFGALNTKSWLTQDTLHPIMDKVVAFAHHLKHVTPTLAKETLQEVHRYIVREYLAQALRPRERFRGVERVNGSQKMNLDAQAISDTFQGLGSEATWLNQAIPCVAEILGESYKDDIGQHLETLIQSYPDIRQSHILAILALRRLSRRRNQSLLQHAQDRLRAATEAVGSGTAQDRVLFGEIELSTFRIQLITCIQGSLA; encoded by the exons ATGCTGTCACCACGGACAGTGACCCCTGGGCCAGAGCTGCAGAGCCCCAAGGAGCCTGAGCTGAAAACCCAGACCCCAGCTCAGGTTACTGGGCAGATCAGCAGTGGAAAGGAGCCCAACGCCCACCAGGAGGATACCACAAGGCCAGGCCTGGACACCCTGAAGCGGGCCTTCTCCTGGGCAAGCCAGAAGGCCTCTCAGGCTTCCAAGGAGGACCCAGGCTGGCTCAGGCGAAGCTCCCTGTTCCGGTCTTTCCGGCGAACTCCGGATGAAGGTCCAGCTGCTGGCCACTCCCAGGGGGCTGCTACGGCAAAGGAGCCGTGTGTGTTCACAGATGGTGTCAGCCAGCAGGCATCCACCCGGGTGGGGCCTGGAGACCTGGAACCTGAGGCAG AAGGCAAATCCGTGGCTGACCTCATCACTGAGCGGCAGCTGCTAGCTGCTTTCGAACAGCTCCGGTACCTGGAGACAAAGCTAGTAACAGAGAAAGCCTCTCGCACCTTTGAGCAGGACCCCACTGCCTTTGCGCGGCGCGCCATGGACGTGTGCCTACATTACGATGGGCTGGCGGCGGAGATTGGCGCCATCGTGCGCGAGACATTGGGTCCCGAAGGCATAGACCAGGCCGCGCTTGCTGAAGTGGCCCGGCTGGTGCGCGCAGAAGAGGAGGCCCACCCGGAGCTCCCAGCCGACGGCGACTTCCTGCGCACACCTCGCCACTGGCGCCAGCACTGGGAGGACGCGGTGCGGCGCAGCGCGCAGGAGCGAGTGCAGCGGTCAGACGCCCGGGGGCTGACTTCTGAGCCTGACAAGGGCGCTTCCGACCTAGCTCAGCTTCTGGCAGAGCTTGGTGGCTTGGTTCGACGTGATCTGCAGAAGGTGCGGCTGGTGGTGCAACCGGCTTACGCGGCCGCCGGCTTCCCAGCGTGGGAAACCTACCTCCGCGCCTTCCACAGTGCGGTGGCCCAGCGCCTGCAGGAGCTCGCGCAAGCCGCCCGCGGCTGTGAGCAGCTCTACCTTTTGCTGGACTGGGCAGCCAATGTCTATGGCAG CCCTGACTTCCTGGGCGCCCCGGACCTGGCACTGCTCACGGAACCACTGCCCCCACTCCTAGCGCCTGACGTGTGGGCTCGACTGGAGAGCGACTACACCAGTTTCTTGGAG ACCAAGATCACAAGCTGCTTCGAGGGCATCCTGCAGCTGGAGCAGAATCGCTGGGCAGCCGGGGAAGCCCCTGAGGTGCTTCAGGGCCTCTACCATGCATCCCTGTCCATTGATGTCCACATG CTGGTGGCGGAGCATGTGAAAGCGGCGGGCGCTATCTCCGCGGAGCTAGAAGCCACTACCCTGCGGATCTGCGCGCGGGCGCTGCGCCTGTTCCTGCCCAG GTTTGAAAAGTCTTTTCTGGAGTCGGAGGCGGTGAGCGAGCCGCACCTGGGCGCCTACATTAACGCCTTCGAGGAGCTGAG GACCAGTCTTCTGGCTAGGTTCCCAGGAACTCTAGAGGAGCTGGAGAAGCCGCTAGTGTCTGCTACCTGTAACTTCCAGAAGCACTTGCTCCAGGGCTTGCAGCATGATGTACAG CCACTCTTCGGGGCCCTAAACACCAAGAGCTGGCTGACACAGGACACACTGCATCCCATCATGGACAAGGTGGTGGCCTTTGCCCACCACCTCAAGCATGTAACCCCAACACTGGCAAAG GAGACTCTGCAGGAGGTGCACCGTTACATTGTCCGGGAGTACCTGGCACAGGCATTGAGGCCCCGTGAGCGGTTTCGGGGCGTGGAGCGTGTGAATGGCTCCCAGAAGATGAATCTGGATGCCCAGGCAATCAGTGACACCTTCCAGGGCCTG GGCTCTGAAGCCACATGGCTTAACCAAGCCATCCCTTGCGTGGCGGAGATCCTGGGTGAGAGTTACAAAGACGACATTGGACAGCACCTGGAGACACTCATCCAGAGCTACCCCGACATCAG GCAAAGCCACATACTGGCCATTCTGGCACTGCGTAGACTGAGCCGCCGTCGGAACCAGAGCCTCCTGCAGCATGCCCAGGACCGGCTGAGGGCTGCAACTGAAGCTGTGGGCTCAGGAACCGCTCAGGACCGCGTGCTCTTCGGGGAGATCGAGTTGTCTACTTTTAGGATCCAGCTGATCACTTGCATCCAGGGCTCCCTGGCCTGA
- the Exoc3l4 gene encoding exocyst complex component 3-like protein 4 isoform X2 yields MLSPRTVTPGPELQSPKEPELKTQTPAQVTGQISSGKEPNAHQEDTTRPGLDTLKRAFSWASQKASQASKEDPGWLRRSSLFRSFRRTPDEGPAAGHSQGAATAKEPCVFTDGVSQQASTRVGPGDLEPEAEGKSVADLITERQLLAAFEQLRYLETKLVTEKASRTFEQDPTAFARRAMDVCLHYDGLAAEIGAIVRETLGPEGIDQAALAEVARLVRAEEEAHPELPADGDFLRTPRHWRQHWEDAVRRSAQERVQRSDARGLTSEPDKGASDLAQLLAELGGLVRRDLQKVRLVVQPAYAAAGFPAWETYLRAFHSAVAQRLQELAQAARGCEQLYLLLDWAANVYGSPDFLGAPDLALLTEPLPPLLAPDVWARLESDYTSFLETKITSCFEGILQLEQNRWAAGEAPEVLQGLYHASLSIDLVAEHVKAAGAISAELEATTLRICARALRLFLPRFEKSFLESEAVSEPHLGAYINAFEELRTSLLARFPGTLEELEKPLVSATCNFQKHLLQGLQHDVQPLFGALNTKSWLTQDTLHPIMDKVVAFAHHLKHVTPTLAKETLQEVHRYIVREYLAQALRPRERFRGVERVNGSQKMNLDAQAISDTFQGLGSEATWLNQAIPCVAEILGESYKDDIGQHLETLIQSYPDIRQSHILAILALRRLSRRRNQSLLQHAQDRLRAATEAVGSGTAQDRVLFGEIELSTFRIQLITCIQGSLA; encoded by the exons ATGCTGTCACCACGGACAGTGACCCCTGGGCCAGAGCTGCAGAGCCCCAAGGAGCCTGAGCTGAAAACCCAGACCCCAGCTCAGGTTACTGGGCAGATCAGCAGTGGAAAGGAGCCCAACGCCCACCAGGAGGATACCACAAGGCCAGGCCTGGACACCCTGAAGCGGGCCTTCTCCTGGGCAAGCCAGAAGGCCTCTCAGGCTTCCAAGGAGGACCCAGGCTGGCTCAGGCGAAGCTCCCTGTTCCGGTCTTTCCGGCGAACTCCGGATGAAGGTCCAGCTGCTGGCCACTCCCAGGGGGCTGCTACGGCAAAGGAGCCGTGTGTGTTCACAGATGGTGTCAGCCAGCAGGCATCCACCCGGGTGGGGCCTGGAGACCTGGAACCTGAGGCAG AAGGCAAATCCGTGGCTGACCTCATCACTGAGCGGCAGCTGCTAGCTGCTTTCGAACAGCTCCGGTACCTGGAGACAAAGCTAGTAACAGAGAAAGCCTCTCGCACCTTTGAGCAGGACCCCACTGCCTTTGCGCGGCGCGCCATGGACGTGTGCCTACATTACGATGGGCTGGCGGCGGAGATTGGCGCCATCGTGCGCGAGACATTGGGTCCCGAAGGCATAGACCAGGCCGCGCTTGCTGAAGTGGCCCGGCTGGTGCGCGCAGAAGAGGAGGCCCACCCGGAGCTCCCAGCCGACGGCGACTTCCTGCGCACACCTCGCCACTGGCGCCAGCACTGGGAGGACGCGGTGCGGCGCAGCGCGCAGGAGCGAGTGCAGCGGTCAGACGCCCGGGGGCTGACTTCTGAGCCTGACAAGGGCGCTTCCGACCTAGCTCAGCTTCTGGCAGAGCTTGGTGGCTTGGTTCGACGTGATCTGCAGAAGGTGCGGCTGGTGGTGCAACCGGCTTACGCGGCCGCCGGCTTCCCAGCGTGGGAAACCTACCTCCGCGCCTTCCACAGTGCGGTGGCCCAGCGCCTGCAGGAGCTCGCGCAAGCCGCCCGCGGCTGTGAGCAGCTCTACCTTTTGCTGGACTGGGCAGCCAATGTCTATGGCAG CCCTGACTTCCTGGGCGCCCCGGACCTGGCACTGCTCACGGAACCACTGCCCCCACTCCTAGCGCCTGACGTGTGGGCTCGACTGGAGAGCGACTACACCAGTTTCTTGGAG ACCAAGATCACAAGCTGCTTCGAGGGCATCCTGCAGCTGGAGCAGAATCGCTGGGCAGCCGGGGAAGCCCCTGAGGTGCTTCAGGGCCTCTACCATGCATCCCTGTCCATTGAT CTGGTGGCGGAGCATGTGAAAGCGGCGGGCGCTATCTCCGCGGAGCTAGAAGCCACTACCCTGCGGATCTGCGCGCGGGCGCTGCGCCTGTTCCTGCCCAG GTTTGAAAAGTCTTTTCTGGAGTCGGAGGCGGTGAGCGAGCCGCACCTGGGCGCCTACATTAACGCCTTCGAGGAGCTGAG GACCAGTCTTCTGGCTAGGTTCCCAGGAACTCTAGAGGAGCTGGAGAAGCCGCTAGTGTCTGCTACCTGTAACTTCCAGAAGCACTTGCTCCAGGGCTTGCAGCATGATGTACAG CCACTCTTCGGGGCCCTAAACACCAAGAGCTGGCTGACACAGGACACACTGCATCCCATCATGGACAAGGTGGTGGCCTTTGCCCACCACCTCAAGCATGTAACCCCAACACTGGCAAAG GAGACTCTGCAGGAGGTGCACCGTTACATTGTCCGGGAGTACCTGGCACAGGCATTGAGGCCCCGTGAGCGGTTTCGGGGCGTGGAGCGTGTGAATGGCTCCCAGAAGATGAATCTGGATGCCCAGGCAATCAGTGACACCTTCCAGGGCCTG GGCTCTGAAGCCACATGGCTTAACCAAGCCATCCCTTGCGTGGCGGAGATCCTGGGTGAGAGTTACAAAGACGACATTGGACAGCACCTGGAGACACTCATCCAGAGCTACCCCGACATCAG GCAAAGCCACATACTGGCCATTCTGGCACTGCGTAGACTGAGCCGCCGTCGGAACCAGAGCCTCCTGCAGCATGCCCAGGACCGGCTGAGGGCTGCAACTGAAGCTGTGGGCTCAGGAACCGCTCAGGACCGCGTGCTCTTCGGGGAGATCGAGTTGTCTACTTTTAGGATCCAGCTGATCACTTGCATCCAGGGCTCCCTGGCCTGA